The following DNA comes from Picosynechococcus sp. PCC 7003.
GATCCCTTTGTTTTAGAACTGCCCCCCTATCGCCTCCCCACCCTCCCCCAAGTCGCCCTGAGGGTATGGGGAGAGATGAAAGAATTTGTGGTACGTCTCTCAACCTTCATGATTATCGGCAGTAGCCTGATTTGGTTGCTCACGAGTTTTCCAGAAGGTAGTGCCGGACTCGACACCTACGCCGGACAAATTGGTGGCTTATTTCAGCCGTTGATGGCTCCCCTCGGCTTTAATCCATTTCTGACGATTTCTGTGTTGTTTGGCTTTGTTGCCAAAGAAGTTCAAGTTGCGGCCCTGGCTGTTCTCTATGGCCTTAGCGAAGCTGCAACGGCCCAAGAGTTGAACAATAGTATTACCTTTGCCCAGGGCTTTAGTTACTGCCTATTTAGCCTCATTTATATGCCCTGTTTGACGACCCTCGGTGCTATTTGGGGTGAGGCAAAGTCAGTACGTTATTTACTCATTTCGATCATCATTCCCTTTGTCACAGCTTGGATCTTTAGTTTTGTTGTTTACCAAAGTTTTTTGCTATTAAATATTGGCACTTAAAATATTTTTTTGCAAAATAAAATCAACAAATCAAGTGTTGATAAATTCCTGTAAACAGCACTAAAAAACCTTTTTAATTCACAGTAAAAATTAATAAAGGTAAAACTTTAGCCATGCCATAATAAGGACAAGGGCATCAAGCCTCACTTTAGTTGGTAAAAAACGCGAAAATTCTGGAGAAAGTCAATGTTAGAACAAGTCAAAAGTGCCTACAATCAAAGCTTAAATCGTAACGGTACCCTCAAAACCGTCGCGCTTGTTGCAGGAGCCGTGGTATTAGCGCCCGCCGTTGCGTCGATCCTGAAGCCAGTGGCGAAAGCCTCCATTAAAACCGGGGTTGTCCTCTATCAAAAAACCAAAGGGGCGATCGCCGAAGCTGGCGAACAAGTTGGTGATCTTGTCGCCGAAGCCAAGGCAGAAGTCTTAGCGGAACAGGCTGAGAAGCAAGAACTTCCCGCCATCGAAGCCGTACAAGATCACAATGCTTAAGGCTGAAATTTTAGTCTCAATGTCAATTATTGCCATGAAAAGGATAGTGCCATGGTCAGTACAATTACCTCTGTAGAAAATACATCTCAAACCA
Coding sequences within:
- a CDS encoding DUF5132 domain-containing protein, encoding MLEQVKSAYNQSLNRNGTLKTVALVAGAVVLAPAVASILKPVAKASIKTGVVLYQKTKGAIAEAGEQVGDLVAEAKAEVLAEQAEKQELPAIEAVQDHNA